A portion of the Tiliqua scincoides isolate rTilSci1 chromosome 3, rTilSci1.hap2, whole genome shotgun sequence genome contains these proteins:
- the BAG3 gene encoding BAG family molecular chaperone regulator 3 isoform X2: MSAATQSPAMVHAEAGGGEREPLPPGWEVKIDPQTGWPFFVDHNSRTTTWNDPRVQGDHLKESQSANGPSRNSPNQSHVGEGNIIYPKLRAGYIPIPVIHEGAENRQQYSYYPGCQPGMQRVKAETIPNTMRAPSPRGSFARPQSPARGVVEAAQIDKQCGQATAAAPAQAPASHGSEPPSPARSESPTVSPQSPSRSSTGSHQLPRGYIPIPVIHEGNLPRQPSQVYHQAQKTHYPAQQSDSQAHQPVYHKIQVDDLDQRPPRAQSPFRVQPRGSASRESSPARIQSPTPIRIQSVRPQASQPQMPTQVSPSTLLPEPKSENKAVPSGTEIPAPYIPIQVIRTDSDTKPSPQKPTPSTENVDKKIPCPPEASPVEKRPPPQEPEPPKTSEVESQKHPGVLKVEAILNRVQTLEQAVDSFDGKKNDKKYLMIEEYLTKELLALDSVDPEGCADVRQARRDGVRKVQNILERLEQKAEDVPEPTQVEGLQPPLPENNPLPQEKMDVDPTLQNRPKDTHNGNAKEQIKMDQRESKEGVVTNLAKETNTSNTVTEP, translated from the exons ATGAGCGCGGCCACTCAGTCCCCCGCGATGGTGCACGCAGAGGCCGGCGGAGGCGAGCGGGAGCCGCTGCCTCCGGGCTGGGAGGTGAAGATAGACCCGCAGACGggctggcctttctttgtggATCATAACAGCCGCACTACCACTTGGAACGACCCGCGCGTGCAGGGGGACCACCTGAAG gaaAGTCAGTCGGCAAATGGTCCATCTCGAAATAGTCCAAACCAGTCCCATGTCGGCGAAGGAAATATCATATACCCAAAGCTTCGTGCTGGTTACATCCCCATTCCAGTCATACATGAAGGTGCAGAGAACAGGCAGCAGTACTCATACTATCCAGGCTGTCAGCCTGGCATGCAGCGAGTCAAGGCAGAAACCATTCCGAATACAATGCGAGCCCCTTCGCCTCGGGGAAGTTTTGCTCGTCCACAGTCCCCTGCTAGGGGAGTTGTAGAAGCTGCCCAGATAGATAAACAATGTGGACAGGCAAcagcagctgcaccagcccaagcTCCTGCCTCACATGGATCTGAG CCTCCATCACCTGCACGTTCAGAATCGCCAACTGTTTCCCCTCAGTCACCAAGCAGGTCCAGCACGGGAAGTCACCAGCTCCCTCGTGGATATATTCCCATCCCTGTGATCCATGAGGGAAATCTTCCAAGGCAACCATCCCAAGTCTATCATCAGGCACAGAAGACTCACTACCCAGCCCAGCAAAGTGACTCCCAAGCTCATCAACCAGTGTATCACAAAATTCAGGTGGATGATCTGGATCAGAGGCCACCACGTGCGCAGTCCCCATTCAGAGTGCAACCAAGAGGTTCAGCAAGTCGTGAAAGTTCACCAGCCAGAATCCAATCTCCTACCCCCATCAGAATACAGTCAGTCAGACCTCAG GCTTCTCAGCCACAAATGCCAACTCAGGTGTCACCATCAACCCTACTACCTGAGCCCAAATCTGAGAACAAGGCGGTTCCATCTGGAACAGAAATTCCTGCTCCATACATCCCAATTCAGGTCATTCGTACAGATTCAGATACGAAACCATCTCCACAGAAACCAACTCCCTCAACAGAGAATGTTGATAAAAAGATTCCTTGCCCTCCTGAAGCCTCTCCTGTAGAAAAAAGGCCTCCCCCACAAGAACCTGAACCACCGAAGACTTCAGAGGTGGAATCTCAGAAGCACCCAGGAGTCTTGAAGGTTGAAGCCATTCTAAATAGAGTACAAACGTTGGAGCAGGCTGTTGATTCCTTTGATGGGAAGAAAAATGACAAAAAATACCTAATGATAGAAGAGTATTTGACCAAAGAGCTGTTAGCTTTGGACTCAGTGGACCCTGAGGGCTGTGCAGATGTTCGGCAGGCTAGGAGAGATGGTGTAAGAAAAGTCCAGAATATATTAGAAAGACTTGAACAGAAAGCAGAAGATGTTCCAGAACCCACTCAAGTGGAAGGACTTCAGCCACCTTTGCCTGAGAACAATCCACTGCCACAGGAGAAAATGGATGTTGACCCTACGTTGCAAAACCGTCCTAAAGATACACATAATGGAAATGCCAAGGAGCAAATCAAAATGGATCAACGTGAGAGTAAGGAAGGAGTAGTTACCAATCTTGCCaaagaaacaaacacatctaACACTGTGACTGAACCTTAG
- the BAG3 gene encoding BAG family molecular chaperone regulator 3 isoform X1, translating to MSAATQSPAMVHAEAGGGEREPLPPGWEVKIDPQTGWPFFVDHNSRTTTWNDPRVQGDHLKESQSANGPSRNSPNQSHVGEGNIIYPKLRAGYIPIPVIHEGAENRQQYSYYPGCQPGMQRVKAETIPNTMRAPSPRGSFARPQSPARGVVEAAQIDKQCGQATAAAPAQAPASHGSEQPPSPARSESPTVSPQSPSRSSTGSHQLPRGYIPIPVIHEGNLPRQPSQVYHQAQKTHYPAQQSDSQAHQPVYHKIQVDDLDQRPPRAQSPFRVQPRGSASRESSPARIQSPTPIRIQSVRPQASQPQMPTQVSPSTLLPEPKSENKAVPSGTEIPAPYIPIQVIRTDSDTKPSPQKPTPSTENVDKKIPCPPEASPVEKRPPPQEPEPPKTSEVESQKHPGVLKVEAILNRVQTLEQAVDSFDGKKNDKKYLMIEEYLTKELLALDSVDPEGCADVRQARRDGVRKVQNILERLEQKAEDVPEPTQVEGLQPPLPENNPLPQEKMDVDPTLQNRPKDTHNGNAKEQIKMDQRESKEGVVTNLAKETNTSNTVTEP from the exons ATGAGCGCGGCCACTCAGTCCCCCGCGATGGTGCACGCAGAGGCCGGCGGAGGCGAGCGGGAGCCGCTGCCTCCGGGCTGGGAGGTGAAGATAGACCCGCAGACGggctggcctttctttgtggATCATAACAGCCGCACTACCACTTGGAACGACCCGCGCGTGCAGGGGGACCACCTGAAG gaaAGTCAGTCGGCAAATGGTCCATCTCGAAATAGTCCAAACCAGTCCCATGTCGGCGAAGGAAATATCATATACCCAAAGCTTCGTGCTGGTTACATCCCCATTCCAGTCATACATGAAGGTGCAGAGAACAGGCAGCAGTACTCATACTATCCAGGCTGTCAGCCTGGCATGCAGCGAGTCAAGGCAGAAACCATTCCGAATACAATGCGAGCCCCTTCGCCTCGGGGAAGTTTTGCTCGTCCACAGTCCCCTGCTAGGGGAGTTGTAGAAGCTGCCCAGATAGATAAACAATGTGGACAGGCAAcagcagctgcaccagcccaagcTCCTGCCTCACATGGATCTGAG CAGCCTCCATCACCTGCACGTTCAGAATCGCCAACTGTTTCCCCTCAGTCACCAAGCAGGTCCAGCACGGGAAGTCACCAGCTCCCTCGTGGATATATTCCCATCCCTGTGATCCATGAGGGAAATCTTCCAAGGCAACCATCCCAAGTCTATCATCAGGCACAGAAGACTCACTACCCAGCCCAGCAAAGTGACTCCCAAGCTCATCAACCAGTGTATCACAAAATTCAGGTGGATGATCTGGATCAGAGGCCACCACGTGCGCAGTCCCCATTCAGAGTGCAACCAAGAGGTTCAGCAAGTCGTGAAAGTTCACCAGCCAGAATCCAATCTCCTACCCCCATCAGAATACAGTCAGTCAGACCTCAG GCTTCTCAGCCACAAATGCCAACTCAGGTGTCACCATCAACCCTACTACCTGAGCCCAAATCTGAGAACAAGGCGGTTCCATCTGGAACAGAAATTCCTGCTCCATACATCCCAATTCAGGTCATTCGTACAGATTCAGATACGAAACCATCTCCACAGAAACCAACTCCCTCAACAGAGAATGTTGATAAAAAGATTCCTTGCCCTCCTGAAGCCTCTCCTGTAGAAAAAAGGCCTCCCCCACAAGAACCTGAACCACCGAAGACTTCAGAGGTGGAATCTCAGAAGCACCCAGGAGTCTTGAAGGTTGAAGCCATTCTAAATAGAGTACAAACGTTGGAGCAGGCTGTTGATTCCTTTGATGGGAAGAAAAATGACAAAAAATACCTAATGATAGAAGAGTATTTGACCAAAGAGCTGTTAGCTTTGGACTCAGTGGACCCTGAGGGCTGTGCAGATGTTCGGCAGGCTAGGAGAGATGGTGTAAGAAAAGTCCAGAATATATTAGAAAGACTTGAACAGAAAGCAGAAGATGTTCCAGAACCCACTCAAGTGGAAGGACTTCAGCCACCTTTGCCTGAGAACAATCCACTGCCACAGGAGAAAATGGATGTTGACCCTACGTTGCAAAACCGTCCTAAAGATACACATAATGGAAATGCCAAGGAGCAAATCAAAATGGATCAACGTGAGAGTAAGGAAGGAGTAGTTACCAATCTTGCCaaagaaacaaacacatctaACACTGTGACTGAACCTTAG